A DNA window from Phaenicophaeus curvirostris isolate KB17595 chromosome 11, BPBGC_Pcur_1.0, whole genome shotgun sequence contains the following coding sequences:
- the SELENOK gene encoding selenoprotein K isoform X2, whose product MVYISNGQVLDNQSRAPWRLSSITDFLWSIADFIVLFFQSIIQPDLRRRGYTSSSYSGYSDGRGPPAQPRRRMGRINHWGGGPSPPPMAGGG is encoded by the exons ATGGTGTACATCTCCAACG GACAAGTTTTGGACAACCAGAGTCGGGCTCCGTGGCGTCTGTCATCTATAACAGATTTCTTATGGTCAATAGCAGATTTTATTGTTCTGTT TTTCCAGAGCATTATTCAACCAGATTTGAGAAGAAGAGGCTACACATCATCTTCCTATTCAGGATACAGTGATGGAAGAGG GCCTCCAGCACAACCTCGGCGTAGGATGGGTCGAATAAATCACTGGGGTGGAGGCCCCAGTCCACCACCAATGGCTGGAGGTGGCTGA
- the ACTR8 gene encoding actin-related protein 8 produces the protein MTQAEKGEAENGKDKERDREREQRGVKRPIVPAAVPESLQEQIQSNFIVVIHPGSSTLRLGRATDTLPVGIPHVIARRHKQQGQAAYRDSWLLRDGLSKPESTEQRQNGLKMVDQAIWSKKMSNGARRIPVSPDQARSYNRQMRPAILDHSSGAKWTNTSNHPEFLVGEEALYVNPLDCYNIHWPIRRGQLNLHTGPGGSLTAVLADLEVIWSHAIQKYLEIPLKDLKYYRCILLIPDIYNKQHVKELVNMILMKMGFSGIIVHQESVCATFGSGLSSACIVDVGDQKTSVCCVEDGVSHRNTRLCLAYGGSDVSRCFYWLMQRAGFPYRDCQLTNKLDCLLLQHLKETFCHLDQDISGLQDHEFQIRHPDSPALLYQFRLGDEKLQAPMALFYPATFGIVGQKMTTLQHRSQGDPEDPHDEHYLLATQSKQEQSAKATADRKSMSKPGAFEGDLRGQTSDISERIYPQEVELGSSQSDCMISGNDSEEPLTAHMSRKTAISQFEGKALGLDKAILHSIDCCASDDTKKKMYSSILVVGGGLMFHKAQEFLQHRILNKMPPSFRRVVENVEVITRPKDMDPRLIAWKGGAVLACLDTTQELWIYQREWQRFGVRMLRERAAFVW, from the exons ATGAcccaggcggagaagggcgaggCGGAGAACGGGAAGGACAAGGAGCGCGACCGGGAGCGCGAGCAGCGCGGCGTGAAGCGGCCGATCGTCCCCGCCGCCGTCCCCGAGTCCCTGCAGGAG CAAATCCAGAGCAACTTCATCGTGGTGATCCACCCCGGCTCCAGCACCCTGCGGCTCGGCAGGGCCACGGACACGCTGCCCGTGGGCATCCCGCACGTCATCGCGCGGCGGCACAAGCAGCAGGGACAGGCGGCCTACCGGGACAGCTGGCTCCTGCGCGACGGGCTCAGC aAACCTGAAAGTACTGAGCAGAGACAAAATGGCCTTAAAATGGTGGACCAAGCAATTTGGTCCAAAAAGATGTCAAATGGCGCAAGGCGTATTCCAGTGTCACCCGATCAG GCCAGGTCATACAACAGACAGATGAGGCCAGCTATTTTAGATCACAGCTCTGGGGCCAAGTGGACAAACACATCGAATCATCCTGAATTTTTGGTAGGAGAGGAG GCACTGTACGTTAATCCACTAGATTGTTATAATATACACTGGCCTATTAGAAGAGGACAGTTGAATCTCCACACAGGACCTGGTGGCTCCCTCACTGCAGTGTTAGCAGACCTTGAAGTTATATGGTCACACGCAATACAAAAATATCTGGAAATACCATTGAAAGACTTAAAG TACTACAGATGCATTTTACTAATTCCCGACATCTATAATAAACAACATGTGAAAGAACTGGTAAATATGATCCTAATGAAGATGGGCTTCTCAG GAATTATTGTACACCAGGAGTCTGTCTGCGCTACTTTTGGAAGTGGTTTAAGCAGTGCATGTATAGTGGATGTGGGAGATCAGAAGACAAGTGTTTGCTGTGTAGAAGATGGTGTTTCCCATCGCAACACCAG GCTGTGCCTTGCATATGGAGGATCTGACGTGTCAAGGTGTTTTTATTGGCTTATGCAACGAGCAGGATTCCCATATAGAGACTGTCAGTTAACTAATAAATTGGATTGCCTACTGCTGCAGCACTTGAAGGAGACATTTTGTCATCTAGATCAG GATATTTCTGGATTGCAAGACCACGAGTTCCAGATTCGTCATCCGGATTCTCCAGCTTTATTATACCAATTCCGATTAGGAGATGAAAAATTACag GCTCCAATGGCTCTGTTTTATCCAGCAACCTTTGGAATTGTTGGACAAAAAATGACAACTTTGCAACACAGGTCACAAGGTGACCCTGAGGATCCTCATGATGAGCATTATCTGCTGGCTACACAAAGTAAGCAGGAGCAG tCTGCAAAAGCTACAGCTGATAGAAAATCTATGTCAAAGCCTGGTGCGTTTGAGGGAGACTTGAGAGGCCAAACCTCAGATATTTCAGAGAGGATCTACCCGCAAGAAGTGGAACTGGGATCTTCCCAGAGTGATTGTATGATATCTGGAAATGATTCAGAGGAACCTTTAACTGCACACATGTCCAGAAAAACAGCTATTTCTCAGTTTGAAGGCAAAGCCTTAGGCCTTGACAAAGCCATTCTTCATAGTATCGACTGCTGTG CATCTGATGATACAAAAAAGAAGATGTACAGCTCCATCTTAGTAGTGGGAGGAGGCCTAATGTTTCATAAAGCTCAAGAGTTTCTTCAGCACCGAATTCTCAACAAGATGCCACCTTCTTTTAGAAGAGTTGTTGAAAATGTTGAAGTCATCACAAGACCTAAG GATATGGACCCCCGCTTAATTGCATGGAAAGGAGGTGCTGTCTTAGCCTGTCTTGACACAACTCAGGAGCTATGGATATACCAACGAGAATGGCAGCGTTTTGGTGTCAGAATGTTACGAGAGCGAGCTGCATTCGTATGGTAA
- the SELENOK gene encoding selenoprotein K isoform X1, whose product MVYISNGQVLDNQSRAPWRLSSITDFLWSIADFIVLFFQSIIQPDLRRRGYTSSSYSGYSDGRGPPAQPRRRMGRINHWGGGPSPPPMAGGGUGR is encoded by the exons ATGGTGTACATCTCCAACG GACAAGTTTTGGACAACCAGAGTCGGGCTCCGTGGCGTCTGTCATCTATAACAGATTTCTTATGGTCAATAGCAGATTTTATTGTTCTGTT TTTCCAGAGCATTATTCAACCAGATTTGAGAAGAAGAGGCTACACATCATCTTCCTATTCAGGATACAGTGATGGAAGAGG GCCTCCAGCACAACCTCGGCGTAGGATGGGTCGAATAAATCACTGGGGTGGAGGCCCCAGTCCACCACCAATGGCTGGAGGTGGCTGAGGAAGGTAA